atctcggccttctaaagtgctgggattacaggtgtgagccaccgagcccagctgagaccctgtttctaccaggaaaaaaaaaaagtaaataattttgctGGGCctcgtggtgtgcacctgtaatcccagctgctcctgaggctgtggtgggaggattgcttgaacccaggggttcgcATCCTAGGAGTTcgaatccagcctggacaacatagcaaaaccccatttttattaaaaaaaaaaaaaaaaaaaaaaaaaaaaaaaaaaaaaaaaaaaaaaacagttaaaactAGCCCTGGGATGGCATTTTTCACATACTGGCAACAACTGAAAGAATTGATAACAGCTGTGCTGGCAAGGCTATGGGAACATAGGCAGTCCTAGGACAGTACTATTGGGAGCATAAATAAGCCCAACCCTGTGGCGGGAAATTGGGCATCAGTTCTCAAAACGtcatgggctgggcgcagtggctcatgcctgtaatcccaacactttcggaagccaaggcaggcggatcacctgaggtcaggagttcgagaccagcctggccaacatggcaaaaccccatctctactaaaaatacaaaaattagagcgggcgcggtggctcaagcctgtaatcccagcactttgggaggccgagacgggcggatcacgaggttaggagatcgagaccatcctggctaacacagtgaaaccccatctctacaaaaaaaaaatacaaaaaaactagctgggcaaagtggcgggtgcctatagtcccagctactcgggaggctgaggcaggagaaaggcgtaaacccgggaggcagagcttgcagtgagccgagatccggccgctgcactccagcctgggcgacagagcgaaactccgtctcaaaacaaaacaaaacaaaaattagccaggcatggtggagtgtgcctaTAGTCcatacctgggaggctgaagcaggagaatcacttgaacccaggaggcggaggttgcagtgagccgagatcatgccactgcactccagcctgggtgacagagtaagactgtgtctcaaaaaaaaaaaaaaaaaaaaaaaattagctaggcatggtggcataagtCTAATCTCAggtactcatgaggctgaggtgggaggatcacctgagcccagagagatagaggctgcagtgagctatgatcatgccactgcacaacagcatggaagacagagtgagaccctgtctcaaaaacaaaaacaaaaaaacagcaaaaaaaaaaaaaaaaaaaaaaaaaaaacacccagtcCCGGAAAGAGGTCTATAGGTGTCCCTACCTACAAGGGAAGTGGTAGGAGTTATGGCATTATTCACTGCCACTTTGTACAAAGGGCAAATGGGAAAGGCTAGAGAGACAAAGCGTGGCTTGGCCATACCACAGAATAGCATGCGACCGACCGTGCAGAAGAATCAGGAAGTTCCTGTGAACTGAAAAAGAAGCAGCTCTGGGGTGTATTGtaaagtcaaaatgaaagaaggtggctgggcgcagtggctcatgcctgttatcccagcactctgggaggctgagatgggcggatcacctgaggtcagtagttcgagaccagcctgaccaacatggagaaaccctgtctctactaaaaatacaaaaaaaaattagccaggcatggtggcgcatacctgtaatcccagctacttgggagactgaggcaggagaatctcttgaacctgggaggcagaggttgtggtgagctgagattgcgccattgcactccagcttgggcaagaagaccgaaactccgtctcaaaaaaaaaaaaaaaagaaaagaaaagaaatgaaagaaggtatGTTGAATATGAATGGCATGCCACCCTCACATTAGGGAGTGGCAGAGGGGCAGTTTCGGGGAGGctgtatttatgtataaaatagtcCTAAAAGGAAGTGGGAGAAATGACAGTATTAGTTGGCTGTGAGAAGAGAGGCTGGGAGGCTGTGGGAGAGGGCTTGGGTGTGgagaattccatttttttttttttttttgagatagagtttcactctcgttgcccagactggagtgcaatggcacgatctctgctcactgcaacccccaactcccgagtttaagtgattctcctgccccagcctcccgagtagctgggattataggcacaagccaccatgcccggcaaattttgtatttttagtagagacagggtttctccatgttgatcaggctggtctcgaaccccaacctcaggtgatccgcccgcctcggcctcccaaagcgccggGATCACAGCGTGAACCGCCGCGCCCGACTGagaattctcttttgttgttgtctttttgagacggagtcttgccgtgtccccagcctggagggcaatgacgggatctcggctcactgcaacctttccctcccgggttcaagtgattctcctgcctcagcctcccaagtagctggaattacaggcgcccacaaccacgcccggctaatttttggatttttagtagagacggggtttcatcatgttggccaggctggtcttgatctcctgaccttgtgatctgcccgcctcggcctcccaaaggctgggattacaggcgtgagccaccgcgcccagctgagaaTTCTCTTTGCGTTCTTCCTACTTTGGGGACTTTGAATGGTGGGAATGAGTTACCAAGGCCAAAATAAGgaattcaaatgaaaacaaaacaaaatcaaagaagaaaaaacagaagagcactgggcaggccaggcacagtggctctatatgcctataatcccagcgatttaggaggctgaagtaggaggatcgcttggaggccaggagttggacaccagcctgggcaacacagcaagaccccatatctacaaaaaataaaaaacctagcCAAGCGTGGGTggcatacttgtagtcccagatactcaggaagctgaggtgggaggatcgcctgagcctaggatgtccaggctgcagtgagccgtgatgacaccactgcactccagcctgggtgactgagagagaccctgtctctaaaaaataaaaactggccaAGTGGCTTTGGGATTCGCCTTGGGTTCCAGTCCTAGCAAGGCCTTTAACACTATGGAGGACGTGGCTTCTGTGTTTACCTCGCAGTCAGGTGAGACCTCCTCTGATGGGTAAAATGACACGGTGAGGGACAAAGGACGTTCTCCTATCATTGTGTCAGGACAAGGAAGCCTCTGGGTAAATGATCAGCTTTGCTTCTGATTTGGAGGGTGGGTGAGCAGATGCTGACCTTCCCAGGTGAGGGAAGTCCCTGAACATTCCAAGCAGCTTCTGAAACCCCAGGGAAACCTctttgaaggtcttttctgcaccTCTGCCTgataggtggtttttttttttttttttttttttttttgagacagagtcttgctctgttgtccaagctggatcactgcaacctccatctcccaggttcaaacaattctcctgcctcatcctctctagtagctgggattacaggcacccgccaccatgcctggctaatttttgtatttttagtagagacagagtttcaccaagttgaccagactggtctcgaattccagatctctggtgatccacccgcctcagcctcccaaagtgctgggattacagtcttgagccaccgctcccgccTCTGCCTGATAGCTGAGAGCGTAGAATTCCAGGTTTGAGACCTGGCTCTGCCACATTTCTCCCTCTATGACTGTGAGTGCCCCGCTTTGCCTGAGTTTTTACCTCTGTGAAATGGAGCAGATGGCTGGCACAGGTAGCAAAGGAGTAAAAGGTGTGTGGGAGGGTGTTACCTGAGAGAGACTCTAGCTTAGTCTTGCGCCATCCGTGGTGTAAACATAAAGAAGCCTCCCTGGATGGCTCAATCTTCTCCAAAAAGGTTAGAGGTGTAATTCCTAGAGGAGGTGACCACTAGCTGGGCTTTGAAGGATGTGTAGGAGTTCATAAAGACAGGCATTCTGGGCAGGgggaacagcctgggcaaaagttTGGAGCAGGGAGGAATCTTgatgggggcaggaggaggaggaggtaggttagtgtgggccaggtgcagtggctcacacctgtaatcccagcgctttgggaggccaaagcaagaggactgattgagcccaggagttcgagaccagcctgggcaacatagcgagaccctatctctaagaaaaaataaaaaatttagcagggtacagtggcatatgcttgtactcacaactactctggaggctcaagtgggaggatcatttgagcccacgtatttttttgtttttctttttttgagatggagtctctctctgtggcccaggctggagtgcaatggtgccatcttggctcactgcagcctctgcctcctgggttcaaccgattctcctgcctcagcctcccaagttgctgggattacaggtgcccaccatcatgcccagctaatttttttgtatttttagcagagatagggttttaccatgttagccaggctagtcttgaacgcctgacctcaagtgatcctcctgcctcggcttcccaaagtgctgggattacaggtgtgagccactgagcctggtcaAGCCCAGGAATGTGAGGTTACAGtcagctgtgattgcgccactgcattccagcccggatgacagagagagaccctacccctaaaaaaaaaaagttgattgaTGGGAGGAGGGGTGAGGTTGGCAGTGCCTTCAATGCCaggtggaggagctgggactTTCCTTCTCGGGGTGATAGGGAGTCTTGGAGGGTTTGTGAGCAGGCCAGGGATTAGATAGCTGAAGGCTGGATTTACCGGAAGCCAAACAGCAGTTGGCTATGGTCCTTGTCCATGTGGCCCATGTTGTGGGCAGTGACCgtatccaagaagggaaggacagACAAATATTTGAATACTTCAGTGACCAGGATTTGGTAAAGGACTGAAGGtcggccgggcccggtggctcaagcctgtaatcccaacactttgggaggccaaggcgggcggatcacgaggtcaggagatcgagaccatcctggctaacacggtgaaaccccgtctctactaaaaaaaaaaatacaaaaaactagccgggcgaggtggcgggcacctgtagttccagctactcgggaggctgaggcaggagaatggcgtgaacccgggaggcagagcttgcagtgagctgagatccggccactgcactccagcccaggccacagagcaagactctatctcaaaaaaaaaaaaaaaaaggactgaagGTCAGAGTCAAGAGAGGTGAGAGCAGGAGAGACTCCCTCTCCTCTGCACCAGGCAGCTGAGCTGGGTTTCTCTAGGGGCTGAGGTTTGAGGGTACCTCAAGTTCTGTAAGAGTCTGTAGGAGGTGGTAAGAAAGAAGAGCTGGAGGTCAGAGTTTCCttgaccatatatatatatattttaacagctTAAcagctttctgttttatttttagacacagggtctcactttgtcacccaggccggagtgcagtggtaccatcatagctgactgcagcctccaactcccaggttcaagaaattctcctcccacccttagcctcctgagtagctgggactacaggtgtgggccaccagaAAGcccagcttgttttttttttttttttttttttttggtgtttgttttgagatggagtttcgcccttgttgcccaggctggagtccaatgccacgatcttggctcaccacaacctccgccccccaggttcaagcaattctcctgcctcagcctcctgagtagctgggattacaggcatgcgccaccacgcaaGGCTaactttgtagttttagtagagatggggtttctccattttggtcaggctggtctcaaactcccaacctcaggtgatccacccgcctcggcctcccaaagtgctgggattacaggcatgagccactgtgtgacctttttttttttttttttttttgagacggagtctcgctctgtcgcccaggctggagtacagtggcgtgatctcagctcactgcaagctctgcctcccggcttcacgccattctcctgtctcagcctcccgagtagctgggactacaggcgcccaccaccatgcccagctaattttttgtatttttagtagagatggggtttcaccgtgttagccaggatggtcttgatctcctgacctcgtgatccgcccaccttggcctcccaaagagttgggattacaggtgtgagctaccacgcctggcctggccaggctggtcttgaactcctgacttcaggtgatccatcctctccggcctcccaaagtgctgggattacaggcatgagccaccaagcctggctgaagcacagcttgttttttattttttattttttttgagaaatgaggtcttgcaatgttgcccaagctagccttgaactcctggcctcaaatgatcccgccttggcctcccaaagtactgggattacaggtgtgagccaccatgctccagCCTTGCTTTCTTGAGATATGATTTAgaataccataaaattcatcccTTTTAAGCATACAATTCAATGACTTTTATACAAACAACCATGActacaatctaattttaaaatatttccatcactcTAAAAATGAAACCTCCTGCTTATATACAGCGACTCTGTCTACCTCTTAAGTGAATTCATAATACTCCCACCTCTAATAACCCTattttacagttaaggaaactgaggttcagagagacaAAGTCACTTACCCACAGCAAAGAAGCAAGACTGGATATCAAATGCAGGACCCCCGGGtcctgatgctttttttttttctctgaaagagaatctcactgtgtcacccagtccaaagtgcagtggcgcgatcttggttcactgcaatctcttcctcctgggctcaagtgatcctttcacctcagcctcccaggtagctgggattacaggcacacaacaccacccctggctaatttttgtatttttagtagagacggggtttcaccatgttggccaggctggtcttgaactcctgacctcaggtgatcgcctgcctcggtctcccaaagtgttgagattataggcatgagccgccacgcaCAGCCTTTTTGTTGTTAGGCTCTGTcattcatgactttttttttttttttttttaatagaaatggggtttttctttcctaggctaaagtacagtggcatgatcacagctcactgtagccttaaactcctgggctcaagtgagcttcctgcctcagcctcccaagtagcagggactacaggtgtgtaccaccacacccagttaaccattcattcattcatttattttgagatggagtctcgctctgtcacctaggctggagtgcagtggcacaatctcagctcactgcaacgtccacctcccaggttcaagcgattctcctgcctcagcctcccgagtagctgagactacaggcatgtaccaccatgcctggctaatttgtgtatttttagtagagatggggtttcactatgttggtcagtctggtctcgaactcctggcctcgtgatccacccgccttggcctcccaaaattctgggattaaaggcatgagccaacgcgccctgccaacctgtttattttttatttttctttgagataggggtctccctatgttgcccaggcttgtcttgaactcctggcctcaagtgagcctcttgccttggcctcacaaagtgctaggattacggcctgagccaccacacctggctaacaggttttttgttttgttttgttttaaataatgtctAGGCCAAGTGTATttgctctcacctgtaatcccagcactttgggagtccagggtgggcagatcacttgaggtcaggaattggagaccagcctgggcaacatgctgaaaccccgtttctactaaaaatacaaaaattagctgggtgtggtggtgcatgcctgtaatcccagctactcaggaggctgaggcaggagaatcgcttgaactcaggaggcagaggttgtagtgagccaagattgcgctatcaccctccagcctgggcgacagaaggagacccagtttaaaaaattaattgattgattaaaaataaaaatacaaaaattaaccaggtatggtggtatgtgcctgtaaatctaagctactcaggaggctgaagcaggagaattgcctgaaccccagaggtggaggttgcagtgagccgagatcgagctaCTGTTTGCCCAGTCTAGAGCATTGAGCTGCTGAATTTATTTGACCAGACACCTAGCAATTGACTTTGAAGTTCTTTTCCACTTTTCACTCTAAGATGCTGCTGTCATGAATAAGGAATTTTTTGATCCCCTTCACAAACACTCGGGTCCCTCTTACCAGCTTTCACTGAAGATCTTGACATTCCTATCTGCTTAGGTGTCTGGGAGTGTTTGGGGGAGATACCGAAGAGGTGGGGCTCCCAGGCAGGTGCGGTTTGTCTGTTAGGCAGGCAGCAAGGTCCAGTTCACCAGACACCCCCACCTCTGTTTTCCTGCAGGGACTCCAGAACGGGTGGAACTGGCACCCCTTCCCTTTTGGCAGCCGGTGGGCAAGAACCTTACCCTACGCTGCCAGGTGGAGGGTGGAGCACCCAGGGCCAAGCTCACTGTGGTGCTGCTCCATGGAGAGAAGGAGCTGAGTCGGCAGTCAGCGGTGGGGGAGCCCGCCGAGGTCACGACCATGGTGCCTGTGAGCAGAGATGACCACGGAGCCAATTTCTCGTGCCGCACTGAACTGGACCTTCGGCCCTGTGGGCTGGGGCTGTTTGAGAACACCTCGGCTCCTCACCAGCTCCAAACCTTTGGTGAGGATTGAAGAAGCCAGCAGggagagggtggaggtggggtatCCTGCGATGGGGTGCCTGTGGCCACAGGATCTTTTGAGACGGGTGTGGCCCCGGCTAAGGGAGGCATGTGTTCTAGGCATATGTAACCTAGGCTGCTGAGTCACCCTGGAAGAGGATCTCGCAGGAGGGGGAATGAAATGCTCCAGAGAAGGGCTTCAGGATGTCCATCCCTGTCTGCTCacacctttcctctctccctagACCTGCCAGCCACTCCCCCACAACTTGTCAGCCCCCAGGTCCTAGAGGTGGACACGCAGGAGACCGTGGTCTGTTCCCTGGATGGGCTGTTCCCAGTCTCAGAGGCTCGGGTCTACCTGGCACTGGGGGACCAGAAGTTGAACCCCACAGTCACCTATGGCAACAACTCCCTCTCGGCCAAGGCCTCAGTCAAGGTGACCGCAGAGGAGGAGGGCACCCAGCGGCTGTTGTGTTCAGTAATGCTGGGGACCCAGACCCAGGAGACACGGCAGACAGTGACCATCTACAGTAAGAAGGGGCAGGGGCGGAGCGGGGCTTCTCGGGGGTGTGACCTGAACCCAGGGCGGGGCTCACTGTGTGCTCATCCCAGGCTTTCCGGCACCCAACGTGATTCTGACTGAGCCAGAGGTCTCAGAAGGGACTGAGGTGATAGTGAAGTGTGAGGCCCACTCTACAGCCAAGGTGACGCTGAATGGGGTTCCAGCCCAGCCACCGGGCCCGAGGGCCGAGTTCCTGCTGAAAGCCACCCCAGAGGACAACGGGCGCAGCTTCTCCTGCTCTGCAACCCTGGAGGTGGCCGGCCAGCTTGTACACAAGAACCAGACCCGGGAGCTCCGTGTCCTGTGTGAGTGGGGCTGCTGGTCAATGACCCCTATCCCCCAAGGCCCAATCCCTGAAGTCCCATCAGGTCTTGCCCTCCAAGTCCTGTCCCTACCCACCTCCATGTCATCTTGTTGTGTTTTTCCAGATGGACCCCGACTGGACGAGAAGGATTGTCCAGGAAACTGGACGTGGCCAGAAAATTCCCAGCAGACTCCAATGTGCCAGGCTTGGGGGAACCCCTTGCCCCAGCTCAAGTGTCTAAAGGATGGCACTTTCCCATTGCCCATTGGGAAATCAGTGACTGTCACTCGGGATCTTGAGGGCACCTACCTCTGTCAGGCCAGGAGCTCTCGAGGGGAGGTGACCCGCGAGGTGACCGTGAATGTGCTCTGTGAGTGAGCCGGCGTGCAGagctgggtgggggaaggggccaTGAACCCAATGCAATCCTCACCCCCCGTTGTATCCTCCCCACAGCCCCCCAGTATGAAATGGTCATCATCATTGTGGTAGCAGCCGCAGTCATCCTGGGTATTGCAGGCTTCGCCACGTACCTCTATAACCGCCAGCGGAAGATCAGGAAATACAGACTACAGCAGGTTCAAAACGGCACCCCCATGAAACCAAACACGCAAGCCACGCCTCCCTGAACCTATCCCAGGACAGCGCCTCTTCCTCGGTCCTCCCATATCGGTGGCAGTGGTGCCACACTGAACAGAGTATGCCATGCAGCTACACCCACTGGCCCTGGGATGCCAGAGGACAGGGCATTGTGCTCAGTCAGATGCAGACAGCATTTGGGGCCATGGTACCTGCACACCTAAAACACTAGGCCATGCATCTGATCTGTAGTCACATGACTAAGCCAAGAGAAAGGAGCAAGACTCAAGACCTGATGGATGGATATCAAAGTCTAGCCTGACGAGAGGGGAAGTAGTGGGGGAGACATACCCCCACCATGAGGACATACAGCTGGGAAATGCTGAAACTTGC
This Rhinopithecus roxellana isolate Shanxi Qingling chromosome 8, ASM756505v1, whole genome shotgun sequence DNA region includes the following protein-coding sequences:
- the ICAM1 gene encoding intercellular adhesion molecule 1; the protein is MAPSGPQPALLTLLVLLGALLPGPGNAQTSVFPQEVILPRGGSVVVNCSASCDQPILLGMETPLPKKEILPGGNNWKMYELSNVQEDSQPMCYSNCPDGQSSAKTFLTVYWTPERVELAPLPFWQPVGKNLTLRCQVEGGAPRAKLTVVLLHGEKELSRQSAVGEPAEVTTMVPVSRDDHGANFSCRTELDLRPCGLGLFENTSAPHQLQTFDLPATPPQLVSPQVLEVDTQETVVCSLDGLFPVSEARVYLALGDQKLNPTVTYGNNSLSAKASVKVTAEEEGTQRLLCSVMLGTQTQETRQTVTIYSFPAPNVILTEPEVSEGTEVIVKCEAHSTAKVTLNGVPAQPPGPRAEFLLKATPEDNGRSFSCSATLEVAGQLVHKNQTRELRVLYGPRLDEKDCPGNWTWPENSQQTPMCQAWGNPLPQLKCLKDGTFPLPIGKSVTVTRDLEGTYLCQARSSRGEVTREVTVNVLSPQYEMVIIIVVAAAVILGIAGFATYLYNRQRKIRKYRLQQVQNGTPMKPNTQATPP